In Paralichthys olivaceus isolate ysfri-2021 chromosome 1, ASM2471397v2, whole genome shotgun sequence, the following are encoded in one genomic region:
- the celf1 gene encoding CUGBP Elav-like family member 1 isoform X8: protein MNGSLDHPDQPDVDAIKMFVGQIPRSWSEEQLRELFEPYGAVYEINVLRDRSQNPPQSKGCCFITYYTRKSALEAQNALHNMKILPGMHHPIQMKPADSEKNNAVEDRKLFIGMISKKCNENDIRLMFSPYGQIEECRILRGPDGLSRGCAFVTFTARQMAQSAIKSMHQSQTMEGCSSPIVVKFADTQKDKEQKRMAQQLQQQMQQLSAASMWGNLTGLNSLGPQYLAIYLQLLQQSASTGNALNNLHPVSGLNAIQNLAALAAAATATQATPTGSSAMTTSSSPLSALTSSGSSPTSSSNSSVNPMSSLGALQSLAAGAGAGLNMGSLAGMAALNGSLGSGGLSNGSGSTMEALSQAYSGIQQYAAAAAIPSLYNQSLLPQQSVSAAGSQKEASNSHSTGPEGANLFIYHLPQEFGDQDLLQMFMPFGNVISAKVFIDKQTNLSKCFGFVSYDNPVSSQAAIQSMNGFQIGMKRLKVQLKRSKNDSKPY from the exons ATGAATGGGTCTCTGGACCACCCTGACCAACCAGATGTTGATGCGATCAAGATGTTTGTGGGACAGATTCCACGGTCCTGGTCCGAGGAGCAGCTTCGTGAGCTGTTTGAGCCTTATGGAGCTGTCTATGAGATTAATGTTCTTCGAGACCGTAGCCAGAATCCACCACAGAGCAAAG GCTGCTGTTTTATAACGTATTATACTCGCAAATCAGCCTTGGAAGCACAGAACGCTCTGCACAACATGAAGATTCTGCCAGGG ATGCATCACCCAATCCAGATGAAGCCTGCTGACAGTGAGAAGAACAACg CTGTGGAGGACAGGAAGCTGTTTATTGGAATGATCTCTAAGAAGTGTAATGAGAACGACATCCGACTGATGTTCTCACCATATGGACAGATAGAGGAGTGCCGAATACTGCGAGGCCCTGATGGACTCAGTCGTG GTTGTGCGTTTGTGACATTCACGGCAAGACAAATGGCCCAGTCAGCCATCAAATCCATGCACCAGTCTCAGACCATGGAG GGCTGTTCATCACCCATCGTGGTGAAGTTTGCAGACACTCAGAAGGACAAGGAGCAGAAGCGCATGGCCCAACAGCTGCAGCAACAGATGCAGCAACTCAGTGCTGCCTCCATGTGGGGGAACCTCACTGGGCTCAACAGCCTGGGGCCACAGTACCTagca ATCTACTTACAGTTGCTGCAGCAGTCAGCCTCCACAGGGAATGCACTCAACAACCTGCACCCTGTTTCAG GTCTTAATGCCATACAGAACCTGGCCgctttagcagcagcagcaactgccACACAGGCCACGCCCACAGGCTCCAGCGCCATGACAACATCTAGTAGCCCACTAAGTGCACTAACAAGCTCAG GCTCCTCTCCCACCTCCAGCAGCAACTCCTCAGTGAACCCTATGTCTTCTTTGGGTGCTCTGCAGTCTCTCGCTGCTGGTGCTGGAGCTGGCCTCAACATGGGCTCCCTGGCAG GCATGGCGGCACTAAATGGCAGCCTTGGCTCCGGAGGCCTGTCTAATGGCTCAGGAAGCACCATGGAGGCCCTGAGCCAGGCTTACTCAGGCATCCAGCAGTATGCCGCTGCCGCTGCCATCCCCAGTCTGTACAACCAGAGTCTGCTGCCCCAGCAAAGTGTGTCAGCTGCAGGCAGCCAGAAAGAAG CCAGCAACAGTCACAGCACCG GTCCAGAAGGTGCCAACCTTTTCATTTACCACCTGCCCCAGGAGTTTGGAGACCAGGATTTGCTGCAGATGTTTATGCCCTTTGGAAACGTCATCTCTGCTAAAGTCTTCattgacaaacagacaaacctcAGCAAGTGCTTTG GCTTTGTGAGCTATGACAACCCCGTGTCATCACAGGCAGCCATCCAGTCAATGAATGGTTTCCAGATCGGTATGAAGAGGTTGAAGGTGCAGCTGAAGCGCTCAAAGAATGACAGCAAGCCCTACTGA
- the celf1 gene encoding CUGBP Elav-like family member 1 isoform X4, with product MASFKLDFLPEMMVDHCSLNSSPVIEPAWCGFKPRSLQLGPSLAHVTSGKKMNGSLDHPDQPDVDAIKMFVGQIPRSWSEEQLRELFEPYGAVYEINVLRDRSQNPPQSKGCCFITYYTRKSALEAQNALHNMKILPGMHHPIQMKPADSEKNNAVEDRKLFIGMISKKCNENDIRLMFSPYGQIEECRILRGPDGLSRGCAFVTFTARQMAQSAIKSMHQSQTMEGCSSPIVVKFADTQKDKEQKRMAQQLQQQMQQLSAASMWGNLTGLNSLGPQYLAIYLQLLQQSASTGNALNNLHPVSGLNAIQNLAALAAAATATQATPTGSSAMTTSSSPLSALTSSGSSPTSSSNSSVNPMSSLGALQSLAAGAGAGLNMGSLAGMAALNGSLGSGGLSNGSGSTMEALSQAYSGIQQYAAAAAIPSLYNQSLLPQQSVSAAGSQKEGPEGANLFIYHLPQEFGDQDLLQMFMPFGNVISAKVFIDKQTNLSKCFGFVSYDNPVSSQAAIQSMNGFQIGMKRLKVQLKRSKNDSKPY from the exons ATGGCTTCTTTTAAGCTGGATTTTCTCCCCGAGATGATGGTGGACCATTGCTCTTTGAATTCTAGTCCTGT CATAGAACCTGCGTGGTGTGGATTCAAACCCAGGTCATTGCAGTTAGGACCAAGTCTTGCACACGTAACTAG TGGAAAGAAGATGAATGGGTCTCTGGACCACCCTGACCAACCAGATGTTGATGCGATCAAGATGTTTGTGGGACAGATTCCACGGTCCTGGTCCGAGGAGCAGCTTCGTGAGCTGTTTGAGCCTTATGGAGCTGTCTATGAGATTAATGTTCTTCGAGACCGTAGCCAGAATCCACCACAGAGCAAAG GCTGCTGTTTTATAACGTATTATACTCGCAAATCAGCCTTGGAAGCACAGAACGCTCTGCACAACATGAAGATTCTGCCAGGG ATGCATCACCCAATCCAGATGAAGCCTGCTGACAGTGAGAAGAACAACg CTGTGGAGGACAGGAAGCTGTTTATTGGAATGATCTCTAAGAAGTGTAATGAGAACGACATCCGACTGATGTTCTCACCATATGGACAGATAGAGGAGTGCCGAATACTGCGAGGCCCTGATGGACTCAGTCGTG GTTGTGCGTTTGTGACATTCACGGCAAGACAAATGGCCCAGTCAGCCATCAAATCCATGCACCAGTCTCAGACCATGGAG GGCTGTTCATCACCCATCGTGGTGAAGTTTGCAGACACTCAGAAGGACAAGGAGCAGAAGCGCATGGCCCAACAGCTGCAGCAACAGATGCAGCAACTCAGTGCTGCCTCCATGTGGGGGAACCTCACTGGGCTCAACAGCCTGGGGCCACAGTACCTagca ATCTACTTACAGTTGCTGCAGCAGTCAGCCTCCACAGGGAATGCACTCAACAACCTGCACCCTGTTTCAG GTCTTAATGCCATACAGAACCTGGCCgctttagcagcagcagcaactgccACACAGGCCACGCCCACAGGCTCCAGCGCCATGACAACATCTAGTAGCCCACTAAGTGCACTAACAAGCTCAG GCTCCTCTCCCACCTCCAGCAGCAACTCCTCAGTGAACCCTATGTCTTCTTTGGGTGCTCTGCAGTCTCTCGCTGCTGGTGCTGGAGCTGGCCTCAACATGGGCTCCCTGGCAG GCATGGCGGCACTAAATGGCAGCCTTGGCTCCGGAGGCCTGTCTAATGGCTCAGGAAGCACCATGGAGGCCCTGAGCCAGGCTTACTCAGGCATCCAGCAGTATGCCGCTGCCGCTGCCATCCCCAGTCTGTACAACCAGAGTCTGCTGCCCCAGCAAAGTGTGTCAGCTGCAGGCAGCCAGAAAGAAG GTCCAGAAGGTGCCAACCTTTTCATTTACCACCTGCCCCAGGAGTTTGGAGACCAGGATTTGCTGCAGATGTTTATGCCCTTTGGAAACGTCATCTCTGCTAAAGTCTTCattgacaaacagacaaacctcAGCAAGTGCTTTG GCTTTGTGAGCTATGACAACCCCGTGTCATCACAGGCAGCCATCCAGTCAATGAATGGTTTCCAGATCGGTATGAAGAGGTTGAAGGTGCAGCTGAAGCGCTCAAAGAATGACAGCAAGCCCTACTGA
- the celf1 gene encoding CUGBP Elav-like family member 1 isoform X10, giving the protein MASFKLDFLPEMMVDHCSLNSSPVGKKMNGSLDHPDQPDVDAIKMFVGQIPRSWSEEQLRELFEPYGAVYEINVLRDRSQNPPQSKGCCFITYYTRKSALEAQNALHNMKILPGMHHPIQMKPADSEKNNAVEDRKLFIGMISKKCNENDIRLMFSPYGQIEECRILRGPDGLSRGCAFVTFTARQMAQSAIKSMHQSQTMEGCSSPIVVKFADTQKDKEQKRMAQQLQQQMQQLSAASMWGNLTGLNSLGPQYLAIYLQLLQQSASTGNALNNLHPVSGLNAIQNLAALAAAATATQATPTGSSAMTTSSSPLSALTSSGSSPTSSSNSSVNPMSSLGALQSLAAGAGAGLNMGSLAGMAALNGSLGSGGLSNGSGSTMEALSQAYSGIQQYAAAAAIPSLYNQSLLPQQSVSAAGSQKEGPEGANLFIYHLPQEFGDQDLLQMFMPFGNVISAKVFIDKQTNLSKCFGFVSYDNPVSSQAAIQSMNGFQIGMKRLKVQLKRSKNDSKPY; this is encoded by the exons ATGGCTTCTTTTAAGCTGGATTTTCTCCCCGAGATGATGGTGGACCATTGCTCTTTGAATTCTAGTCCTGT TGGAAAGAAGATGAATGGGTCTCTGGACCACCCTGACCAACCAGATGTTGATGCGATCAAGATGTTTGTGGGACAGATTCCACGGTCCTGGTCCGAGGAGCAGCTTCGTGAGCTGTTTGAGCCTTATGGAGCTGTCTATGAGATTAATGTTCTTCGAGACCGTAGCCAGAATCCACCACAGAGCAAAG GCTGCTGTTTTATAACGTATTATACTCGCAAATCAGCCTTGGAAGCACAGAACGCTCTGCACAACATGAAGATTCTGCCAGGG ATGCATCACCCAATCCAGATGAAGCCTGCTGACAGTGAGAAGAACAACg CTGTGGAGGACAGGAAGCTGTTTATTGGAATGATCTCTAAGAAGTGTAATGAGAACGACATCCGACTGATGTTCTCACCATATGGACAGATAGAGGAGTGCCGAATACTGCGAGGCCCTGATGGACTCAGTCGTG GTTGTGCGTTTGTGACATTCACGGCAAGACAAATGGCCCAGTCAGCCATCAAATCCATGCACCAGTCTCAGACCATGGAG GGCTGTTCATCACCCATCGTGGTGAAGTTTGCAGACACTCAGAAGGACAAGGAGCAGAAGCGCATGGCCCAACAGCTGCAGCAACAGATGCAGCAACTCAGTGCTGCCTCCATGTGGGGGAACCTCACTGGGCTCAACAGCCTGGGGCCACAGTACCTagca ATCTACTTACAGTTGCTGCAGCAGTCAGCCTCCACAGGGAATGCACTCAACAACCTGCACCCTGTTTCAG GTCTTAATGCCATACAGAACCTGGCCgctttagcagcagcagcaactgccACACAGGCCACGCCCACAGGCTCCAGCGCCATGACAACATCTAGTAGCCCACTAAGTGCACTAACAAGCTCAG GCTCCTCTCCCACCTCCAGCAGCAACTCCTCAGTGAACCCTATGTCTTCTTTGGGTGCTCTGCAGTCTCTCGCTGCTGGTGCTGGAGCTGGCCTCAACATGGGCTCCCTGGCAG GCATGGCGGCACTAAATGGCAGCCTTGGCTCCGGAGGCCTGTCTAATGGCTCAGGAAGCACCATGGAGGCCCTGAGCCAGGCTTACTCAGGCATCCAGCAGTATGCCGCTGCCGCTGCCATCCCCAGTCTGTACAACCAGAGTCTGCTGCCCCAGCAAAGTGTGTCAGCTGCAGGCAGCCAGAAAGAAG GTCCAGAAGGTGCCAACCTTTTCATTTACCACCTGCCCCAGGAGTTTGGAGACCAGGATTTGCTGCAGATGTTTATGCCCTTTGGAAACGTCATCTCTGCTAAAGTCTTCattgacaaacagacaaacctcAGCAAGTGCTTTG GCTTTGTGAGCTATGACAACCCCGTGTCATCACAGGCAGCCATCCAGTCAATGAATGGTTTCCAGATCGGTATGAAGAGGTTGAAGGTGCAGCTGAAGCGCTCAAAGAATGACAGCAAGCCCTACTGA
- the celf1 gene encoding CUGBP Elav-like family member 1 isoform X7 produces the protein MASFKLDFLPEMMVDHCSLNSSPVGKKMNGSLDHPDQPDVDAIKMFVGQIPRSWSEEQLRELFEPYGAVYEINVLRDRSQNPPQSKGCCFITYYTRKSALEAQNALHNMKILPGMHHPIQMKPADSEKNNAVEDRKLFIGMISKKCNENDIRLMFSPYGQIEECRILRGPDGLSRGCAFVTFTARQMAQSAIKSMHQSQTMEGCSSPIVVKFADTQKDKEQKRMAQQLQQQMQQLSAASMWGNLTGLNSLGPQYLAIYLQLLQQSASTGNALNNLHPVSGLNAIQNLAALAAAATATQATPTGSSAMTTSSSPLSALTSSGSSPTSSSNSSVNPMSSLGALQSLAAGAGAGLNMGSLAGMAALNGSLGSGGLSNGSGSTMEALSQAYSGIQQYAAAAAIPSLYNQSLLPQQSVSAAGSQKEASNSHSTGPEGANLFIYHLPQEFGDQDLLQMFMPFGNVISAKVFIDKQTNLSKCFGFVSYDNPVSSQAAIQSMNGFQIGMKRLKVQLKRSKNDSKPY, from the exons ATGGCTTCTTTTAAGCTGGATTTTCTCCCCGAGATGATGGTGGACCATTGCTCTTTGAATTCTAGTCCTGT TGGAAAGAAGATGAATGGGTCTCTGGACCACCCTGACCAACCAGATGTTGATGCGATCAAGATGTTTGTGGGACAGATTCCACGGTCCTGGTCCGAGGAGCAGCTTCGTGAGCTGTTTGAGCCTTATGGAGCTGTCTATGAGATTAATGTTCTTCGAGACCGTAGCCAGAATCCACCACAGAGCAAAG GCTGCTGTTTTATAACGTATTATACTCGCAAATCAGCCTTGGAAGCACAGAACGCTCTGCACAACATGAAGATTCTGCCAGGG ATGCATCACCCAATCCAGATGAAGCCTGCTGACAGTGAGAAGAACAACg CTGTGGAGGACAGGAAGCTGTTTATTGGAATGATCTCTAAGAAGTGTAATGAGAACGACATCCGACTGATGTTCTCACCATATGGACAGATAGAGGAGTGCCGAATACTGCGAGGCCCTGATGGACTCAGTCGTG GTTGTGCGTTTGTGACATTCACGGCAAGACAAATGGCCCAGTCAGCCATCAAATCCATGCACCAGTCTCAGACCATGGAG GGCTGTTCATCACCCATCGTGGTGAAGTTTGCAGACACTCAGAAGGACAAGGAGCAGAAGCGCATGGCCCAACAGCTGCAGCAACAGATGCAGCAACTCAGTGCTGCCTCCATGTGGGGGAACCTCACTGGGCTCAACAGCCTGGGGCCACAGTACCTagca ATCTACTTACAGTTGCTGCAGCAGTCAGCCTCCACAGGGAATGCACTCAACAACCTGCACCCTGTTTCAG GTCTTAATGCCATACAGAACCTGGCCgctttagcagcagcagcaactgccACACAGGCCACGCCCACAGGCTCCAGCGCCATGACAACATCTAGTAGCCCACTAAGTGCACTAACAAGCTCAG GCTCCTCTCCCACCTCCAGCAGCAACTCCTCAGTGAACCCTATGTCTTCTTTGGGTGCTCTGCAGTCTCTCGCTGCTGGTGCTGGAGCTGGCCTCAACATGGGCTCCCTGGCAG GCATGGCGGCACTAAATGGCAGCCTTGGCTCCGGAGGCCTGTCTAATGGCTCAGGAAGCACCATGGAGGCCCTGAGCCAGGCTTACTCAGGCATCCAGCAGTATGCCGCTGCCGCTGCCATCCCCAGTCTGTACAACCAGAGTCTGCTGCCCCAGCAAAGTGTGTCAGCTGCAGGCAGCCAGAAAGAAG CCAGCAACAGTCACAGCACCG GTCCAGAAGGTGCCAACCTTTTCATTTACCACCTGCCCCAGGAGTTTGGAGACCAGGATTTGCTGCAGATGTTTATGCCCTTTGGAAACGTCATCTCTGCTAAAGTCTTCattgacaaacagacaaacctcAGCAAGTGCTTTG GCTTTGTGAGCTATGACAACCCCGTGTCATCACAGGCAGCCATCCAGTCAATGAATGGTTTCCAGATCGGTATGAAGAGGTTGAAGGTGCAGCTGAAGCGCTCAAAGAATGACAGCAAGCCCTACTGA
- the celf1 gene encoding CUGBP Elav-like family member 1 isoform X6: MDSLDPETLYVSPEQAGQPPLPLPTLEVSNVALVGGKKMNGSLDHPDQPDVDAIKMFVGQIPRSWSEEQLRELFEPYGAVYEINVLRDRSQNPPQSKGCCFITYYTRKSALEAQNALHNMKILPGMHHPIQMKPADSEKNNAVEDRKLFIGMISKKCNENDIRLMFSPYGQIEECRILRGPDGLSRGCAFVTFTARQMAQSAIKSMHQSQTMEGCSSPIVVKFADTQKDKEQKRMAQQLQQQMQQLSAASMWGNLTGLNSLGPQYLAIYLQLLQQSASTGNALNNLHPVSGLNAIQNLAALAAAATATQATPTGSSAMTTSSSPLSALTSSGSSPTSSSNSSVNPMSSLGALQSLAAGAGAGLNMGSLAGMAALNGSLGSGGLSNGSGSTMEALSQAYSGIQQYAAAAAIPSLYNQSLLPQQSVSAAGSQKEGPEGANLFIYHLPQEFGDQDLLQMFMPFGNVISAKVFIDKQTNLSKCFGFVSYDNPVSSQAAIQSMNGFQIGMKRLKVQLKRSKNDSKPY; this comes from the exons TGGAAAGAAGATGAATGGGTCTCTGGACCACCCTGACCAACCAGATGTTGATGCGATCAAGATGTTTGTGGGACAGATTCCACGGTCCTGGTCCGAGGAGCAGCTTCGTGAGCTGTTTGAGCCTTATGGAGCTGTCTATGAGATTAATGTTCTTCGAGACCGTAGCCAGAATCCACCACAGAGCAAAG GCTGCTGTTTTATAACGTATTATACTCGCAAATCAGCCTTGGAAGCACAGAACGCTCTGCACAACATGAAGATTCTGCCAGGG ATGCATCACCCAATCCAGATGAAGCCTGCTGACAGTGAGAAGAACAACg CTGTGGAGGACAGGAAGCTGTTTATTGGAATGATCTCTAAGAAGTGTAATGAGAACGACATCCGACTGATGTTCTCACCATATGGACAGATAGAGGAGTGCCGAATACTGCGAGGCCCTGATGGACTCAGTCGTG GTTGTGCGTTTGTGACATTCACGGCAAGACAAATGGCCCAGTCAGCCATCAAATCCATGCACCAGTCTCAGACCATGGAG GGCTGTTCATCACCCATCGTGGTGAAGTTTGCAGACACTCAGAAGGACAAGGAGCAGAAGCGCATGGCCCAACAGCTGCAGCAACAGATGCAGCAACTCAGTGCTGCCTCCATGTGGGGGAACCTCACTGGGCTCAACAGCCTGGGGCCACAGTACCTagca ATCTACTTACAGTTGCTGCAGCAGTCAGCCTCCACAGGGAATGCACTCAACAACCTGCACCCTGTTTCAG GTCTTAATGCCATACAGAACCTGGCCgctttagcagcagcagcaactgccACACAGGCCACGCCCACAGGCTCCAGCGCCATGACAACATCTAGTAGCCCACTAAGTGCACTAACAAGCTCAG GCTCCTCTCCCACCTCCAGCAGCAACTCCTCAGTGAACCCTATGTCTTCTTTGGGTGCTCTGCAGTCTCTCGCTGCTGGTGCTGGAGCTGGCCTCAACATGGGCTCCCTGGCAG GCATGGCGGCACTAAATGGCAGCCTTGGCTCCGGAGGCCTGTCTAATGGCTCAGGAAGCACCATGGAGGCCCTGAGCCAGGCTTACTCAGGCATCCAGCAGTATGCCGCTGCCGCTGCCATCCCCAGTCTGTACAACCAGAGTCTGCTGCCCCAGCAAAGTGTGTCAGCTGCAGGCAGCCAGAAAGAAG GTCCAGAAGGTGCCAACCTTTTCATTTACCACCTGCCCCAGGAGTTTGGAGACCAGGATTTGCTGCAGATGTTTATGCCCTTTGGAAACGTCATCTCTGCTAAAGTCTTCattgacaaacagacaaacctcAGCAAGTGCTTTG GCTTTGTGAGCTATGACAACCCCGTGTCATCACAGGCAGCCATCCAGTCAATGAATGGTTTCCAGATCGGTATGAAGAGGTTGAAGGTGCAGCTGAAGCGCTCAAAGAATGACAGCAAGCCCTACTGA
- the celf1 gene encoding CUGBP Elav-like family member 1 isoform X5 — MDSLDPETLYVSPEQAGQPPLPLPTLEVSNVALVGGKKMNGSLDHPDQPDVDAIKMFVGQIPRSWSEEQLRELFEPYGAVYEINVLRDRSQNPPQSKGCCFITYYTRKSALEAQNALHNMKILPGMHHPIQMKPADSEKNNAVEDRKLFIGMISKKCNENDIRLMFSPYGQIEECRILRGPDGLSRGCAFVTFTARQMAQSAIKSMHQSQTMEGCSSPIVVKFADTQKDKEQKRMAQQLQQQMQQLSAASMWGNLTGLNSLGPQYLAIYLQLLQQSASTGNALNNLHPVSGLNAIQNLAALAAAATATQATPTGSSAMTTSSSPLSALTSSGSSPTSSSNSSVNPMSSLGALQSLAAGAGAGLNMGSLAGMAALNGSLGSGGLSNGSGSTMEALSQAYSGIQQYAAAAAIPSLYNQSLLPQQSVSAAGSQKEASNSHSTGPEGANLFIYHLPQEFGDQDLLQMFMPFGNVISAKVFIDKQTNLSKCFGFVSYDNPVSSQAAIQSMNGFQIGMKRLKVQLKRSKNDSKPY; from the exons TGGAAAGAAGATGAATGGGTCTCTGGACCACCCTGACCAACCAGATGTTGATGCGATCAAGATGTTTGTGGGACAGATTCCACGGTCCTGGTCCGAGGAGCAGCTTCGTGAGCTGTTTGAGCCTTATGGAGCTGTCTATGAGATTAATGTTCTTCGAGACCGTAGCCAGAATCCACCACAGAGCAAAG GCTGCTGTTTTATAACGTATTATACTCGCAAATCAGCCTTGGAAGCACAGAACGCTCTGCACAACATGAAGATTCTGCCAGGG ATGCATCACCCAATCCAGATGAAGCCTGCTGACAGTGAGAAGAACAACg CTGTGGAGGACAGGAAGCTGTTTATTGGAATGATCTCTAAGAAGTGTAATGAGAACGACATCCGACTGATGTTCTCACCATATGGACAGATAGAGGAGTGCCGAATACTGCGAGGCCCTGATGGACTCAGTCGTG GTTGTGCGTTTGTGACATTCACGGCAAGACAAATGGCCCAGTCAGCCATCAAATCCATGCACCAGTCTCAGACCATGGAG GGCTGTTCATCACCCATCGTGGTGAAGTTTGCAGACACTCAGAAGGACAAGGAGCAGAAGCGCATGGCCCAACAGCTGCAGCAACAGATGCAGCAACTCAGTGCTGCCTCCATGTGGGGGAACCTCACTGGGCTCAACAGCCTGGGGCCACAGTACCTagca ATCTACTTACAGTTGCTGCAGCAGTCAGCCTCCACAGGGAATGCACTCAACAACCTGCACCCTGTTTCAG GTCTTAATGCCATACAGAACCTGGCCgctttagcagcagcagcaactgccACACAGGCCACGCCCACAGGCTCCAGCGCCATGACAACATCTAGTAGCCCACTAAGTGCACTAACAAGCTCAG GCTCCTCTCCCACCTCCAGCAGCAACTCCTCAGTGAACCCTATGTCTTCTTTGGGTGCTCTGCAGTCTCTCGCTGCTGGTGCTGGAGCTGGCCTCAACATGGGCTCCCTGGCAG GCATGGCGGCACTAAATGGCAGCCTTGGCTCCGGAGGCCTGTCTAATGGCTCAGGAAGCACCATGGAGGCCCTGAGCCAGGCTTACTCAGGCATCCAGCAGTATGCCGCTGCCGCTGCCATCCCCAGTCTGTACAACCAGAGTCTGCTGCCCCAGCAAAGTGTGTCAGCTGCAGGCAGCCAGAAAGAAG CCAGCAACAGTCACAGCACCG GTCCAGAAGGTGCCAACCTTTTCATTTACCACCTGCCCCAGGAGTTTGGAGACCAGGATTTGCTGCAGATGTTTATGCCCTTTGGAAACGTCATCTCTGCTAAAGTCTTCattgacaaacagacaaacctcAGCAAGTGCTTTG GCTTTGTGAGCTATGACAACCCCGTGTCATCACAGGCAGCCATCCAGTCAATGAATGGTTTCCAGATCGGTATGAAGAGGTTGAAGGTGCAGCTGAAGCGCTCAAAGAATGACAGCAAGCCCTACTGA
- the celf1 gene encoding CUGBP Elav-like family member 1 isoform X1, whose protein sequence is MDSLDPETLYVSPEQAGQPPLPLPTLEVSNVALVGIEPAWCGFKPRSLQLGPSLAHVTSGKKMNGSLDHPDQPDVDAIKMFVGQIPRSWSEEQLRELFEPYGAVYEINVLRDRSQNPPQSKGCCFITYYTRKSALEAQNALHNMKILPGMHHPIQMKPADSEKNNAVEDRKLFIGMISKKCNENDIRLMFSPYGQIEECRILRGPDGLSRGCAFVTFTARQMAQSAIKSMHQSQTMEGCSSPIVVKFADTQKDKEQKRMAQQLQQQMQQLSAASMWGNLTGLNSLGPQYLAIYLQLLQQSASTGNALNNLHPVSGLNAIQNLAALAAAATATQATPTGSSAMTTSSSPLSALTSSGSSPTSSSNSSVNPMSSLGALQSLAAGAGAGLNMGSLAGMAALNGSLGSGGLSNGSGSTMEALSQAYSGIQQYAAAAAIPSLYNQSLLPQQSVSAAGSQKEASNSHSTGPEGANLFIYHLPQEFGDQDLLQMFMPFGNVISAKVFIDKQTNLSKCFGFVSYDNPVSSQAAIQSMNGFQIGMKRLKVQLKRSKNDSKPY, encoded by the exons CATAGAACCTGCGTGGTGTGGATTCAAACCCAGGTCATTGCAGTTAGGACCAAGTCTTGCACACGTAACTAG TGGAAAGAAGATGAATGGGTCTCTGGACCACCCTGACCAACCAGATGTTGATGCGATCAAGATGTTTGTGGGACAGATTCCACGGTCCTGGTCCGAGGAGCAGCTTCGTGAGCTGTTTGAGCCTTATGGAGCTGTCTATGAGATTAATGTTCTTCGAGACCGTAGCCAGAATCCACCACAGAGCAAAG GCTGCTGTTTTATAACGTATTATACTCGCAAATCAGCCTTGGAAGCACAGAACGCTCTGCACAACATGAAGATTCTGCCAGGG ATGCATCACCCAATCCAGATGAAGCCTGCTGACAGTGAGAAGAACAACg CTGTGGAGGACAGGAAGCTGTTTATTGGAATGATCTCTAAGAAGTGTAATGAGAACGACATCCGACTGATGTTCTCACCATATGGACAGATAGAGGAGTGCCGAATACTGCGAGGCCCTGATGGACTCAGTCGTG GTTGTGCGTTTGTGACATTCACGGCAAGACAAATGGCCCAGTCAGCCATCAAATCCATGCACCAGTCTCAGACCATGGAG GGCTGTTCATCACCCATCGTGGTGAAGTTTGCAGACACTCAGAAGGACAAGGAGCAGAAGCGCATGGCCCAACAGCTGCAGCAACAGATGCAGCAACTCAGTGCTGCCTCCATGTGGGGGAACCTCACTGGGCTCAACAGCCTGGGGCCACAGTACCTagca ATCTACTTACAGTTGCTGCAGCAGTCAGCCTCCACAGGGAATGCACTCAACAACCTGCACCCTGTTTCAG GTCTTAATGCCATACAGAACCTGGCCgctttagcagcagcagcaactgccACACAGGCCACGCCCACAGGCTCCAGCGCCATGACAACATCTAGTAGCCCACTAAGTGCACTAACAAGCTCAG GCTCCTCTCCCACCTCCAGCAGCAACTCCTCAGTGAACCCTATGTCTTCTTTGGGTGCTCTGCAGTCTCTCGCTGCTGGTGCTGGAGCTGGCCTCAACATGGGCTCCCTGGCAG GCATGGCGGCACTAAATGGCAGCCTTGGCTCCGGAGGCCTGTCTAATGGCTCAGGAAGCACCATGGAGGCCCTGAGCCAGGCTTACTCAGGCATCCAGCAGTATGCCGCTGCCGCTGCCATCCCCAGTCTGTACAACCAGAGTCTGCTGCCCCAGCAAAGTGTGTCAGCTGCAGGCAGCCAGAAAGAAG CCAGCAACAGTCACAGCACCG GTCCAGAAGGTGCCAACCTTTTCATTTACCACCTGCCCCAGGAGTTTGGAGACCAGGATTTGCTGCAGATGTTTATGCCCTTTGGAAACGTCATCTCTGCTAAAGTCTTCattgacaaacagacaaacctcAGCAAGTGCTTTG GCTTTGTGAGCTATGACAACCCCGTGTCATCACAGGCAGCCATCCAGTCAATGAATGGTTTCCAGATCGGTATGAAGAGGTTGAAGGTGCAGCTGAAGCGCTCAAAGAATGACAGCAAGCCCTACTGA